cgctgctcgcgtACGGCGCCAAGACGAAGCACAAgatgcgaggcggcggcggcgacgagcccatGCTGCTGTGGGCGGCGGACAGGGGCCGGGcggacgccgcccgcgcgctgctcgaccaCGGGGCGGACCcggacgcggccgacgcgcagggCCGCACGCCGCTCTTgcaggccctcgtccgccagGACTGGGACATGGTCCGCctgctccgcggcggcggggcgacgacgacggcggccgtggccgacttggcgcgggcgctgagCCGGCCCGAGGTGATGGAAATGCTGGGCCTCGCGGTGGGGAGCGAGCCCGGGacgtcgcgcccgccggcgccggatccggcgccggcgccaccagAGTATAGTGCGGTGGCGGAGAAGTCGTAGATGAGGAAGCACGCGGACGATGAGGATACCCGTGATGCGTGCGTACATGTCGAGACCAAGTAGTCTTGTATGATAGGCTCGCGTGTAGATATGCGACTATACATTATAATAGCTATGCTCGTGTATGTCTCATATTCTCGCTTATGTCTCATATTATATACCCGTTGGTAGTTTGCTACCTACCTATTAAGTTAGGAAGTAGTTGGTCTTGATAAGGCCGCACTAACGGGGGGCAAGTCATATAAGCTGTTACTATGTCTCTCTAGACAAGGCATACTACGACCTTATCATTAAATGCCCCTCGGGTGTCATTCATGCTAGAAGCTCGTCTATACTAACACGACTATACACGCCTATGCTGTCTACGTGATGCCGCGACTGTGAAAAACACAATCGATCTACAACGCCCCCAAACGCCAGCTAACACCATCAATAAAATCAAATACTCCCACCGCTCGCAGTTTGAAAAGTCAGGCGGCGCGCCCATTGCCGCTCATCTGCCGTCTACCGCAGCGGcacctcggcgcgctggcgcaggaTATCCTGCAGCCACCACACGTGGATGCGCGGATCCGGAGTCAACTCCGGGTGGAAGCTCGTGCCCAGGACATTGCCCTGTCGCACCGCGATGATGTCGCCCGAGCCGTCCGTGGGGTTGGCCTGCGACACGCCGGCCTTCATGCGGTCGACGCGGccgggcagcgtcgccagcacgctcacgcccgcgtcgcccttcttccgggcgccgtcggcgggcttcagcacctcttcgacgacgggcgcgcggATAAAGACGCCAGGaaagggcgcggcgccgtcgcccaggaacggcagcgccaggccggcctcgaaACTCTCAATCTGCCGGCCAAAGTGGTTGCGGTGGACGCGcacggccagcccgccgatGAGCTCCTGACCGCCCTTTTTCGCGGCGTTAGCCTGCTcggagaggaggatgaggcCGGCGCAGGTGCCCCAGACGGGCTTCTTGAGGACCCTGGCGCGCGGCATGGGTCAGCACACGGGGTTTTGGTCGTTTGGTAGGGTAGGCGGCGATGGGTGAATTGAAATTCGAGGATGCGACCGCAGTCTGGGGGGTCGCGTGCTACGAAGTTTTTGACCTACTTGACAAACTCGCGCAGCGGCTCAAGCAGGCCAGACTGCGCAGCGACAAAGGATATCGTGGtgctctcgccgccggggatgATGAGCCCGTCGCAACGGGCCAGCTCCGCAGGCGTGCGAACCTCCACAGCGTTGatcgtggcggcgcccaccGCAGCAAGGCGcgcggcagctgcgcggACGAGGTTGATGTGCTCGATGAAGCCGCcctggagggcgaggacgccgatgGTAAGGGGCccggcaggggcggcggcgaggcgcgacTGGGCCGTCATGCTGGTCTATTTGCTTGCTTCGGGACGGTTTTCGTAGGAATAGGCcgtgaaggaggaggaggagggggggggggaggaggataGGAGAGCGCTCCGATGTCTATTTCGAGGGCTGCGTAGGGTGAGGacggcgatgtcgatgcagcagcgcgtTGACGGAGGAAAAAAAAGTGGCAGTTGCGAGATAAGGAAGggtcttcgtcgtcggcgtggcaGGGCGAGAACCAGTGAGGCGAGATCCTAGTGGTAAGTACTGTAACCGAAAAAAAgagcgccgccaacggccggcgagcatcggcatgcggcggcgggtggcggctccggccCTCGGAGGCACCGAATGCGTGAGCGAGCGACATGGAAGGTTGACAGGAGTCACCCGACCGATAAGCACCCACCACCTCGTACTACAGGCCTGGGCTGGGATCTGGCGCCGCCTAGAGGGTGCGCAGTAGTGCTGTATTCAGGGGGGCGACAGCACTTACCTAAGTTGAGGCAGTACGTACCAAGTACAGGTACTTCCATTGCTGGGGTCCTGGGGGAGCGGAGCACCTCCCGTCGGGCGTCTCACGCGGGCTCCCACTCGGGCCCGCTCCAGTGGCCACATCGGGCAGTGCCtgcaggacgccgccgcgccctcccgtcgccgccgccgccgccgccgccgccgccgctctgcaGCGTGGCTATCCGATGGATGGACCTGAGGCATAGTCACGCTCCCAAAGTCTGCGAACGTCTGCACTGTACAACATGTAGTTACTTAGTGTATGCAAACGCATGCGTGAATGAGCGGAATAGCCGCTTCTGCTCCTTCTCCTGTGCAGTGCGGGCGCTAGGGTCGCCCGTGGCACTAACCAACCAACAGATCACCGCCAGGGTGCAGCATGGGTGACAGATCTGCGACCATGAGAATCAATttcgtgcagcagcagcagcagcaccagggGACGCTTGTCCATCGGACTAGCCTTTGGCCTCTCAAGCAGTAGATAGGGTGAAGTGCCTGATCCGTTCCATGATGGAGATGTACCTACATGAGGTAGGTCTCCAAAGGCGGTCCACTGCCGGGGCGAGGCAAGATCTGATGCACCTCACTCATcgaggcgcgccgaggagTCCTTGAACTTTCAAGATCCAGgcaaggtacgaagtacgcacGTACGGAACGTACTGTAACCTCCCCAATGCCCCGCCCCCGGCATTGGATTGTAGAGCTGCGCACCCACCATGGATGGACCCGACGCGGccagcgccaacggcggcggcggcagcatcagTTAGTAGCGAACAGCACAGTCCATCAACCGCGTACTGTTGATTGAATGCGTGCATCGCTCTCTGCGCCATGTCCGGGGCCATTTCTTTCACTGGGCGCGGCCAACAtggaggcgccgctggcaaTTACCATTGCCGTGTGCACAGAGCgctttgcctgcctgcctgcctgttcGGGAGCCTGCGCATGGCCCAGAGGCGCGCCCTTGGATGTACATGGCGGATGAACTGTCTCATCAGTGAGGGTGGCACGAGGGTGTTGCGACGACGCCTTATGCTTGACATGGCGACACGTCAGACGTTGGGTCGAGGGTCGCGTTGGATCGTGATATGTTGGTAGTTTCGTTTCCTCCCGCCCTGTGCTACCCCCATCTGCCGTCCGTCTGGGCGTGTTTGAtttggcagcagcccgggcATCACATTCTGTCCCGCAGTCATTCATGTGCCCGTGCTGTGCGGTGCTTATGTGAGCCGAGACGACATAACCGTGCTGCACCTGTTGGTATGTCCGCGGAAGAGCCTCCGGCCGGGTCGCAGATgcaaggcggtggcggcaggtCACACACACGTCACCACACAGCACTGAGCACCAGTGAGGGCCTGTGATGGTACTCGTCGCCTggggtgcgggcggcgccttcTAGGAACCGGCCCCATCTGCGACTCGCATCGCGTGGTTgtggtgcgtgcgtgcatctgtgtgtgtgtgtgtgtgctcgCTCGCAATTGCCTTCTGCGTCGTGTTCCTGGGGTGTGCGACACCAACAAAACTTCAACCGGAGGAGACTGcccccggcgggcggggcagcagcatgctgacgccgccgccgccgccgccgccatagCTGCGGCTCCGTTTTGGTCGCTCCTGTGAACGAAGTAAGTAGGTAGGCCcgacgctggccgccgcagagCCCGTTGGTTGCGGGCCACTCGAATCCGTCACCTTGATcacgcgacgccgcggaATAGGCCATGTCGGgcgcggtcggtcggccgctCGCTGTCGTctgtccgcccgcccgtggaCCCCGCCAGCCGTTGGATTGGGAatgccatcccatccatcgcTGACTGGCGCCGCATGGTCTGGTTGGTGCGTGGCCGAGCTGGATttcgccgcgggcgggttcGCGTTTGTCATGACATTGGCGGGGCGGCCGCGCTaaggcgtcgatggcggcgggccagaAGGGTTCGACGCCTTCTTCCAATGGATGGAATGTATTATGggacctttttttttttcttgtgCGAGTTGATTGATGAGGGGCTCAATGCATCTGACCAGGATGGcatggagggggaggaagggggagggggagggggagggggagacgAGGCCCATGGAGAAAGCGGAAtagagggggaggggcgaaCCACCGCCTGCGGCCTCGGGAagcaccgccgtcgtcagcagctgcagcagcggtgcATAGCGGTGCAGCaccacctgcagcagcgccgccagagAACCGCCCGtggaaggcggcggctgttgaAAAAAAAATCTCCTCCGTTTtcgctgcctcctcctcccctccccgctACTCCCCCGTTCCCTTGACTCATCAAGTCGACAAAGCGACAAGCCATCCTGGTGCGACTCTCTCTCGATCGCCGTATAAGATCATTCGGACGAGCCCTCTGCACACCGAACTGTCATTCGTCATCTTCGACCTTGTCATCACCGTCTCGTCTTCACCACCGACCACCAACCACCCCTCACCACCCCTCACAATGGCCAACGACTCttccaacggcggcgaggccaagtCCTCcttcgccgtcaaggccggcctcgcccagatgctcaagggcggcgtcatcatgGACGTGACGACGGCTGAGCAGGCCCGCAttgccgaggaggcgggcgctTGTGCCGTCATGGCCCTGGAGCGCGTCCCTGCCGACATCcgcaaggacggcggcgtcgcccgcatGTCAGATCCCTCGGTCATCAAAGAGATCCAGGCTGCCGTCACCATCCCCGTCATGGCCAAGGCCCGCATCGGCCACTTTGTCGAATGCCagatcctcgaggccctcggcgtcgactaCATCGATGAGAGCGAGGTGctgacgcccgccgacgacgaaagcCACGTCGAGAAGAGCGACTTCAAGGCCCCCTTCGTCTGCGGCTGCCGCAACCTCGGtgaggcgctgcgccgcatcgccgagggcgccgccatgatccGCACAAAGGGTGAggccggcaccggcgacgtggtcgaggccgtccgccACATGAAGACGGTCAACAAGCAGATTGCCCAGGCCAAGGCAgccctggccgagggcggcatcatccgcatccgcgagctcgcccgccagctcgaggTGGACGCCGACCTGCTGCGCCAGACAGCCGAGCTGGGCCgcctgcccgtcgtcaactttgccgccggcggtgtcGCCACCCCGGCCGACGCTGCACTCATGATGCAGCTCGGCTgcgacggcgtcttcgtcggcagcggcattTTCAAGTCGGGCGACCCGGCCAAGCGCGCCAAGGCCATTGTTCAGGCCACCACCCACTTCAAGGACCCCAAGGTGCTGGCCGAGTGCAGCACTGGCCTCGGTGAGGCCATGGTTGGCATTAACTGCGACACCATGAAgcccgaggagaagctcgccggccgaggctggTGATTTctgccgtcatcgtcattgTTGCGAGAAGAAACCGGTGGACCGAGGTGAGGGATCGCTGATATGGGTGCGCATCGTCGAGACTatccgcgcccgccctcaCCATGCACAAACATGGAGTGGCATATTGCAGCCACCCCCCTTAAATCATTTGTCGGAAGCTGGCGTTTGCTGTTTATGGCATGTCGATGGGGGTCGTGTAAAATTTGAGAGAGGGCCATTCAACATATAATACCAACAAAGGCCGCGGTTGGCGGTAAGAGGCAGTGGACAAGACGGAGAGCGGGACTCGTCGGGGCCCTGCGGCACCTCTCGGCCAGGCCCCGAGGCCATAGGTTTGGTAGCATCGCAATGAGAAACGAGTAAAACCACCAGTCGGCCGAGACCAAAAGGCAGATGATaaacgagggcggcgggtgtATCGCTGGCTTTAATACCCAGGCTGAGAGGCCCAAGAGGGGGTCCGAGTtgcctgccggccggcaaaAGACCGCGCCCTGGGGCCCCCGCCCCTTGTCAGTCGCCATGCCTTAGTTGCCGGACGACGCATGCCCATCCGGCAAACTCCCCacgctgcagctcctcccaCGCGGCGCGCGTACTACCATGTCATTCATGCCTTGCTCGTTTGGCTGCCACTTGCTGAATTCTCTACTGTTTCGGATTTACTTTTTTTTTACTTTTTTTTGGTCTTCCTCCGCTTGACTACCACGGTCCACCCGCGATAGATTGTGCATGGATCAAGCCTATCCGGCAgcacccgcccgtccgtccgtccgtccgtccggtTTATTAGTATCCACCGAGGtttcctcgcccgcgcggcatCGGGCGCCAGTGTTGCTGCGGCGAGCGCTACGTACGGCCCGTTTGTCGTGGAACGCCGTAGCGAATGAATCCGCCGTTGTACGGGATGACTTGGGGCCTCCCTCTTCCCGAGATGAGGGCACGTGATGGACTCGAGGGGGTTGCTTGGCTTCCATCACCCTGTTCCACGCatgacgacggagacgaggggcggacaggcagacaggcaggtaGGTGAGCGGATGGGCGTTGTCCATGGCAGGATAGTCGCAGCCATATCCGTCGGCTCTTTGCTCCCCATCTAAAACAGTCGTCCTGTCTATGCCTGACTTGCTTTCTTTGCCGGGTTCCGAGGGGCTATGGTGGCCGAGAACTTGCCCCAGCGCCCGAGGCATGCCTCTTACAGTCTCATGTTTAACATCGCCCGTGTTGAGTTGGCCCTTACTGTCTTTGCCTCTCAGAGCGTTCGGTATTCGTGGTGAGCACCGCCCGTGCTGCTTCTCTTGGGCAATACCCGACAAGGACCGGCCGGGCCGGTCACGGCGCAACGTTCTCCGCAACGCCCCTGCAAACACGTACAACAGTAGGACCAAACCAAGCATTAAAGCGATTACTGTCGAGCAATAAAGAAATACAAGGAAGTCAGGGGGGAAAAGGCGCGTGTGTAGCTACACATTCAAgtcttgctcctcctcctcctcctcctcctcctccttgcccaAACGATCACAAGCCAACTGCATCGGCCCTCCCTCCGGGGTGCCTGCGTAGGGACGGCGTGCCTGGCCCATGAGAGCAGAATGGGGGTTCCCAAAAGCTCACTCAAGAACACGTAGCCTCTGAATCCGAGTACGATTCCATACGACACGTCTCAAATTTCCAACGGTCAACCGGGGGGCACTGAAAGCGGCGCGTCAGCATTCAACATGTCGTGGCCACGCGCCCAGGTTTGGGGGGGGCGCTGTGTGGGGATAGACTGGTCTGCCAGGGGCACGCCTTGGGCGGATTTCAGACACCTACTCACCTTTGAAGCGACGCTGCACGGAAAAAGCGCAGAAGGGTGTTCTACGACTGTCCAGCCCTGCTTCCAGCCCTGCTCCTTGGCCCCGATAGGGTCCTCCACCACATACCACCAGTTCGGAACGATGCAAGTCTGATGCACGAGGAACTAATGACGAGGTAGTGTTAGGCCAGATCCCAGGGCAGGCAAAGGAGCTGCGATGGAGAGGGGGGCCGCGTCGGCTCTGTCTGGCTCTCAAAGTATGACTTACGCCGGCCTTCGGCGTCGAGTTGCAAAACGTCTTCGCCTCGGCGTATTGGAGCGCCTCTTCTTCGGTTCGAAAAAGGGGCTTGCCTGGGACTGGCCTCGCGGAGAGCCGCCCGCCAAAGCTCGTGAGGTCGTAAGCGCCGCGTCCCATCGCGTCGCAGCGATCAAATAAGCGAAGAAGAAAAACGTCCTGGAAATCTTTGACATGGGTAAGCTGTTTGCACCAGGCTTCTCAAGTATATAAAGGcccgaaggggggggggccggctCGTATGCGGGCATCGCTGATATCGTGTTTAGTTACGTACGATGGCTGCTCATGTGGCCGTTCATGACTGTAGTTCCCTATGATAAGGCATGAAAGTCGTTTGAAACGTCGATGCTGCCTGGCTATATATCCCGATGACGATCTGCGCCTGTGCGAACCAGCCCGTGCGCTGAGCCAGGGGCGCATGGTTGTCCAGACTGGGGCAACGGGCACGGGGCGACGGACATGGGGCATCGTCTTATCAACTGACGATGCCCCAAGTCCAAAGCAAGCGTAAGATAGAAAGTCAGGAACGAAAAAAAACATTTAGTCACTACGCGCACGGGAACATGCTACATGGATGGGGAATATGTGGCAAGCAGCCGCTGGGCAAACGATTCTAAAAAGCTCCAGCTATCAAATTTGTAGTACATGATCCAAACACAGCCAAGATCACGCCGGCCAGCAACATACCACCAGGTCATCCCAGACCGAACCCTCACTTACGGCTCGTTTTCTGCATAGCATGTGGCTCCCTTTTTGTGTGGTAGGTACGTGCAGAGCCCAACTCCAAAGCCATCAGAAGGACACTATAATCGCGGCGCGTGGTTTTAACCCTGGTCAGTCGATAGGTGCGCGAAGGGTTTGGGGGACATGAACCGCGCACGGGCGAGAAGACCAGCAGAGGAGCTCGTtttggacgaggccgcctATCGTGATCAGCTTAGCACTTGACTCACCGGGGTGTTCGTATAGCACTGTATCGTAACCAAGGCTTGTTTGATCGTCCACGTTTTCGCAAGGTGTTCGAGGTCAGGctcggtggcggcaaggacgtAGTTGATCAGCGTGCACATCTGGTTCTCGGCAGTGCAGTGCTGTTCCCATCCCACGGCGCGCGGTCCACGTCAGCAGGATTCATTCTTGGAGGACATTCTTCATGATAATGAACCGCCCATGAGGCTCTTCGGAGGTGGGAAGGGCGGGGGCTCGAGAAGATGAATCACTTACGCCGTATTCTTGTCGGCCTAAACCGTTCTCGGCCATATatgccttggccgccttttGCGTCTTGAACTTCTGCAGCGAGTGCTCGCACGTTTGGTACCCGCCCGTGAACTCGGGATAGGCCGACATTgttggagaaggaggagcagcgcgcgaTTTGCTTGGAATAGAAGGAAGGACTGGTGGATTTGGGGGGAACATGAacgtcaacgccatcatatcgacgcggccgacgggcgcCGCTACCAATTCATATACGAAGAACGGGCGGTGGCACGGACGAGCTATTGTCATAACACGTAGCAAGAATGGTATTCATTATGAACGTCTTTTTAGCACTTAAGTTTTTCAGTCACGTTGGTTATCAATGTGTGTGTTCGCAGCTCCAAGGATCGGATGGGCTTGTGCGCAACGGCAGGACTAAGACACATTGTACACATTGATTTTGCTAATGAGAagaagagaggagggggggaatCAAGGGACAAAAATTTCTCGCAGTAGGTTTCTGCTTTCTGCGCGGGTCGGTCCTCGCTTAGCATCGCGTTGAAGGTGCACGGGATGACTTCTCCGCATCGCAAGTACCACTCGATGACATGGATGAAAGACCTCGCGGCAGGCTGTGCCATTCATTCGAGGGGGACGCGTGGGCCCTTCTCAATTCAAGGCGTCGCCGCACCATGTAAAAACCCCCGGGGCAGAAGCAACAACGCCGGATATAATTTCTTATTGAGACCTCAGTCACGATGGTCTTTTGCTTTATCGCCGTCTCGATGACAACCGATGCTAGATTCCATGCCTGCTTGTCTCCGACTTTATAAATTGTTCCTGATAGAACAAGTCAGGCGTTGGGAGACCCATGCAGTCGTGACGCATGGGTGCGCTCACATTGATCTGGTCCATCTGATGTTTCAGTATCTAGAGCGTTTTGACACACTAACTAGAACTCGATCTAACCCGCGTTTCAAGACAGAAACGAGAAATCTCTCAAGTCCGGCTTTCCACAATCAGACCTGATTCATGTTGGCGGTCCCGCTAGGTGCCACCACAGCGGAAAGCTCGTTACAACGTTGGCCGTCCACAAACCAATGGTCGAGGAGACGGGTCATTCTTATCGGGTAATCGCACGAAAACACCATACCCACAGACGCACTTGAAGAACATTCGGTTCGTAAGATCCAACTTTCGACTTCATCTGCTGCCAGTAAGAGGTACCTTCACAACCCAGCCATCCCGGTCGCGTACGGCCAAGCGCCCCACCCCCCTAGTGCTATCCAAGTCGTAAAGGACATCCGCGTCGAAGCGTCTCCGGATGCTGCCTGGTGCGTGGGCCGGTCTTCTCCTTGCGCCACCTCCACCGtgcccgtggccgccatATCGCGGGTCGTGCACCCTGCAGCTGTATCGGCGGCAGACCGTGGGAAGAAAGTCCCTCCAGGCCCTCCTCATGCAGGATCCCTCAGGCCCGAGGTCTGTCCAAGACAAGATGCCCGTGACGCTGGGGGATAGCGCCACGCTGTAGTCGGTGGAGCAGCGACTGCAGAACCCGCTCGCTATACCGTCCGAGGTCATCATGGCTGCTTCGCGCGTGCTTCGGAGCCCAACGAAGAAGGGCTCGGACCCAGGGTATGCGCGGATGTCTTGCCTTCCGTGGCAGATTGCGTCCCACCACGTGCATGTCGAATGACAGACGAGCAAGCAGCCCAAAGAGCTGAGGGTAATGGGGTGTTCTCTGCGGCGGTACACCCAGATGGTGAGCACGACGAATCGCCCGTCTAGTATCCTCGGAATCGTCACGCAGTGGGCCGCCAAGGCGTTTGGCCCGCCACTGGAGCACTGGACCTTGAAGGGCCTGACTGAAggggccatgatggcgttCACATGACGCCGGA
Above is a genomic segment from Purpureocillium takamizusanense chromosome 2, complete sequence containing:
- the SNO1 gene encoding Pyridoxal 5'-phosphate synthase (glutamine hydrolyzing) (COG:H~EggNog:ENOG503NZ52~MEROPS:MER0066916), giving the protein MTAQSRLAAAPAGPLTIGVLALQGGFIEHINLVRAAAARLAAVGAATINAVEVRTPAELARCDGLIIPGGESTTISFVAAQSGLLEPLREFVKVLKKPVWGTCAGLILLSEQANAAKKGGQELIGGLAVRVHRNHFGRQIESFEAGLALPFLGDGAAPFPGVFIRAPVVEEVLKPADGARKKGDAGVSVLATLPGRVDRMKAGVSQANPTDGSGDIIAVRQGNVLGTSFHPELTPDPRIHVWWLQDILRQRAEVPLR
- the SNZ1 gene encoding Pyridoxal 5'-phosphate synthase (glutamine hydrolyzing) (COG:H~EggNog:ENOG503NVDT~BUSCO:EOG09263MIB); translation: MANDSSNGGEAKSSFAVKAGLAQMLKGGVIMDVTTAEQARIAEEAGACAVMALERVPADIRKDGGVARMSDPSVIKEIQAAVTIPVMAKARIGHFVECQILEALGVDYIDESEVLTPADDESHVEKSDFKAPFVCGCRNLGEALRRIAEGAAMIRTKGEAGTGDVVEAVRHMKTVNKQIAQAKAALAEGGIIRIRELARQLEVDADLLRQTAELGRLPVVNFAAGGVATPADAALMMQLGCDGVFVGSGIFKSGDPAKRAKAIVQATTHFKDPKVLAECSTGLGEAMVGINCDTMKPEEKLAGRGW
- a CDS encoding uncharacterized protein (COG:S~EggNog:ENOG503PMPF); amino-acid sequence: MSALLRELLRLIATAGTWVCRRIREAFDKTSSRPPGKAKPSFILALPPEILLLINKDLPPHSRILFSQSCSALQVLLGDKGAGARLNYKDHIEYLTALAYDLPTKWVCEECVRLHEFAMSDTPQKPQNTSCPLGWRRLHEGTPFLGLHAVAPHHRHVQMALKAQRLGTVSSQLRRHVNAIMAPSVRPFKVQCSSGGPNALAAHCVTIPRILDGRFVVLTIWVYRRREHPITLSSLGCLLVCHSTCTWWDAICHGRQDIRAYPGSEPFFVGLRSTREAAMMTSDGIASGFCSRCSTDYSVALSPSVTGILSWTDLGPEGSCMRRAWRDFLPTVCRRYSCRVHDPRYGGHGHGGGGARRRPAHAPGSIRRRFDADVLYDLDSTRGVGRLAVRDRDGWVVKVPLTGSR